In Vigna unguiculata cultivar IT97K-499-35 chromosome 3, ASM411807v1, whole genome shotgun sequence, a single genomic region encodes these proteins:
- the LOC114177044 gene encoding uncharacterized protein LOC114177044, whose product MRTVISTAQTQPQMFLRNSAPLQVRHIPARISLVLKPPSTSSLVAKSQQQHQKTQDDGIPAEEVKILVKFKSRHNYIRVLEVSRKAEHPLSGSRLLLLDGPGNIHSISFLFTSLTKTYFDVFATLPPILPSGPIALLGFGAGTAARLLLDHYPNAVLHGWELDPAVIQVAREYFNLGKLERENQQRLFIYIGNALNATVPNGFSGIIVDLFSKGCLIPELQEPATWEKLRGRLRKGGRIMVNVGGSCVEPESRLRDGKVVMEETLMAMKEVFGKELFVLNLGNRKDDSSLALTGEMPPSEEWKKKLPDPLKCYTQMWMPYLV is encoded by the coding sequence ATGAGGACGGTGATTTCTACCGCGCAAACCCAACCACAAATGTTCCTCCGCAATTCAGCTCCGCTCCAGGTCCGCCACATCCCAGCCAGAATCTCTCTCGTTCTCAAACCCCCCTCTACTTCTTCATTGGTGGCCAAAAGCCAGCAGCAACACCAGAAAACCCAAGATGACGGCATTCCCGCGGAGGAGGTGAAAATCCTGGTCAAGTTCAAGTCCCGCCATAACTACATCCGCGTTCTAGAAGTTTCTAGAAAGGCAGAGCACCCCCTCTCTGGCTCCAGGCTTCTTCTCCTCGACGGCCCCGGAAACATCCACAGCATATCCTTCCTATTCACGTCCCTCACCAAAACCTATTTCGACGTCTTCGCTACGCTCCCTCCAATCCTGCCCTCCGGCCCCATCGCCCTCCTCGGCTTCGGTGCCGGCACCGCCGCCCGCCTCCTCCTCGACCACTATCCCAACGCCGTCCTCCACGGCTGGGAGCTCGATCCCGCCGTCATCCAGGTGGCGCGCGAGTACTTCAATCTCGGGAAGCTCGAGAGGGAGAACCAGCAGCGCCTTTTCATCTACATCGGGAACGCGCTCAACGCCACCGTGCCTAACGGCTTCTCCGGGATCATCGTGGATTTGTTCTCCAAGGGATGCTTGATCCCCGAGCTCCAGGAGCCTGCCACGTGGGAGAAGCTGAGGGGCCGGTTGAGGAAGGGAGGAAGGATTATGGTGAATGTTGGAGGGAGCTGTGTGGAGCCGGAGAGTAGGCTACGAGATGGGAAGGTTGTTATGGAAGAAACTCTGATGGCGATGAAGGAGGTTTTCGGGAAGGAGCTTTTTGTTCTCAATCTTGGGAATCGCAAAGATGATAGTTCCCTTGCTCTTACCGGCGAAATGCCTCCATCCGAAGAGTGGAAGAAAAAACTTCCCGATCCCTTGAAATGTTACACTCAAATGTGGATGCCTTACCTTGTTTAG